The Clarias gariepinus isolate MV-2021 ecotype Netherlands chromosome 4, CGAR_prim_01v2, whole genome shotgun sequence genome window below encodes:
- the abcb5 gene encoding ATP-dependent translocase ABCB1 isoform X1, with translation MREEQNAEPQPDQPEVIPVGHHNLAFTQDEKPQNENPENTSVEEPKSKSKTKNKKKKSDKPKEPIKTVGLFQLFRYATCGDVFLMLIALLCAAIHGAALPIMVIVFGEMTDSFVKSGQQANFTGNLNITMNTSGCILIPGVDIEASMTRYAYYFVGIGAAVFLVATCQVTLFVLTATRQTKRIRDKYFHAILHQQMAWFDTHPIGELNTRLTDDISTINDGLGDKICIFVQFFCRFIAGIIIGFIYGWKLTLVILAVSPLLAGSAGVWSKILANLTSKELTAYAKAGAVAEEILVAIRTVVAFNGQKKALQKYETNLIDAKNFGVKKSITTNLSLGITQFFILGTYALAFWYGTKLAVDEPDNYTIGRVLTVFFSVMIGAFSLGQGAPNLESVAKARGAAYAIYNTIDMPRPIDSSSKEGYKPDSVKGDIEFKNIHFSYPSRKDVKILQGMSLKVTHGKTVALVGASGCGKSTTIQLLQRFYDPDQGEVTLDGRDIRSLNVRWLRENMGIVSQEPILFGTTIAENIRFGREDATDEDIERAVKEANAYEFISKLPEKLNTMVGERGAQLSGGQKQRIAIARALVKNPKILLLDEATSALDTQSEAIVQAALDKARAGRTTIVIAHRLSTIRTADIIAGFKDGQVVEHGTHKELMSKKGVYYSLVTQQSQGSPDDDDDYDDDDEENDEGETFEFSDSSDDLTEVTIETGELERNSIRRSMTLQRRSSKRNSKKSKSKKEKKEKEKVTDVPFSRILALNKPEWAYLTVGVLASFVGGAVYPCVAILFAKIIGVFAETDPEVKRQKTLMFSLLFLLLGGVSFVTYLLQGIMYGKSGEILTMRLRSQLFKAVLRQEIGWFDDHNNAVGVLTTKLATDASMVKGASGSRLGLIANSICSLTIAVIIAFIFCWQLTLLILACVPFLIGSNFIQMRALGGHASKDQHALEMSGKISTEAVENFKTVVALTKEDVFLHKFTESLSKPYRSALCKAPTYGLTFAISQAIPYLVNAAIFRFGAWLIAHCYTEFENVFLVFSVIVFAAMSVGQSSSFAPDFAKAKAATGRILDLLAKVPEIDIYNEAGERPASFKGDIEFCDVHFSYPTRPNMKILQGLNVSVAQGQTLALVGGSGCGKSTSVQLLERFYSTSSGHVLMDGVDTKKLNLAWLRSQLGLVSQEPTLFDCTITENIQYGDNSRVVSQEEVEEAAKNANIHNFILDLPEKYNTRVGDKGTQLSGGQKQRIAIARALVRRPKVLLLDEATSALDTESEKIVQKALDDARQGRTCIVIAHRLTTIQNADIIAVIQNGKVVEQGTHSQLLATQGAYHALVNAQVSH, from the exons ATGAGAGAAGAACAGAATGCCGAACCCCAACCAGACCAACCAG AGGTGATTCCTGTTGGCCATCATAACTTGGCCTTCACACAAGATGAAAAACCCCAGAATGAGAACCCAGAGAATACTTCAGTGGAGGAACCCAAATCAAAATCAAAGACcaagaa caagaagaaaaagtcTGATAAGCCAAAGGAACCAATAAAAACAGTTGGCCTTTTTCAGTTG tTTCGTTATGCCACCTGTGGAGATGTCTTCCTGATGCTGATTGCTCTTCTGTGTGCTGCTATTCATGGTGCTGCATTGCCCATAATGGTTATTGTGTTTGGAGAGATGACTGACAGCTTTGTAAAAAGCGGACAACAGGCCAACTTTACAG gaaatttaaacattacaatGAATACTTCAGGCTGCATTCTTATACCAGGAGTTGACATTGAAGCATCAATGACAAG ATATGCTTATTACTTTGTTGGGATTGGGGCCGCGGTTTTCCTTGTTGCAACATGCCAAGTCACACTATTCGTACTGACGGCCACTAGACAGACCAAGCGGATCAGAGACAAGTACTTCCATGCGATCCTCCATCAGCAGATGGCATGGTTCGACACACATCCTATTGGAGAACTCAACACTCGACTCACAGA TGACATAAGCACAATCAATGATGGCCTGGGAGACAAGATCTGTATATTTGTGCAGTTCTTCTGCAGATTTATTGCAGGCATAATTATTGGATTTATTTACGGTTGGAAGTTGACCCTGGTAATTTTGGCAGTGAGTCCACTTCTGGCAGGATCAGCTGGTGTATGGTCTAAA ATTCTTGCAAACCTAACAAGTAAAGAGCTGACAGCCTATGCTAAAGCAGGAGCTGTGGCTGAGGAGATACTTGTGGCCATTAGGACAGTTGTTGCATTTAATGGCCAAAAGAAAGCTCTACAAAA gtaCGAAACTAACTTAATAGATGCAAAAAACTTTGGAGTGAAGAAATCTATTACCACAAATCTGTCACTAGGGATAACACAGTTCTTCATATTAGGAACATATGCTCTCGCCTTTTGGTATGGCACAAAGCTGGCAGTGGATGAACCAGACAACTATACAATTGGAAGAGTCCTCACT gtaTTCTTTTCAGTGATGATTGGGGCATTCTCTCTGGGTCAGGGTGCTCCCAACTTGGAGAGTGTTGCTAAAGCCCGTGGTGCTGCATACGCCATCTACAATACGATTGATATG CCTCGTCCCATTGACAGCAGTTCAAAGGAAGGCTACAAACCCGACAGTGTGAAAGGGGACATTGAATTCAAAAACATTCATTTCAGTTACCCATCCAGAAAGGATGTCAAG ATCCTTCAGGGTATGAGCCTAAAAGTAACACATGGAAAGACAGTTGCTCTGGTCGGGGCCAGCGGTTGTGGGAAGAGCACCACAATTCAACTGCTGCAACGGTTTTATGATCCAGATCAAGGAGAG GTGACCCTAGATGGTCGAGATATCCGTTCTCTAAATGTGCGATGGCTGAGAGAAAACATGGGCATTGTGAGCCAGGAGCCTATACTCTTTGGCACAACTATTGCCGAGAACATTCGCTTTGGCCGTGAGGATGCCACTGATGAAGACATAGAACGGGCTGTAAAAGAGGCCAATGCATATGAATTCATCTCCAAACTACCCGAG AAGTTAAACACAATGGTGGGAGAGCGTGGGGCTCAGCTGAGTGGTGGGCAGAAGCAAAGGATCGCCATTGCTCGTGCTTTAGTCAAAAACCCCAAAATCCTCTTGTTGGATGAAGCAACATCAGCCCTGGACACACAAAGTGAAGCTATTGTTCAGGCTGCTTTAGATAAG GCAAGAGCTGGCCGAACCACCATAGTGATTGCTCACCGGCTATCAACGATCCGTACTGCTGATATAATTGCTGGCTTCAAAGATGGTCAGGTGGTGGAGCATGGGACTCATAAGGAGCTCATGAGCAAGAAGGGAGTCTATTACTCTCTTGTCACACAACAG TCACAGGGAAGtccagatgatgatgatgattatgatgatgatgatgaagaaaatGATGAGGGAGAAACATTTGAGTTCTCTGACAGTTCTGATGACCTGACGGAAGTCACAATTGAAACAGGTGAACTTGAGAGAAATTCAATAAGACGAAGCATGACTCTTCAAAGGAGATCATCAAAAAGGAATTCAAAGAAGTCCAAatctaagaaagaaaagaag gaaaaagaaaaggttaCAGATGTCCCTTTCAGCAGGATTCTGGCTCTGAACAAACCTGAGTGGGCCTACCTGACAGTGGGTGTACTGGCCAGCTTTGTGGGAGGAGCTGTCTACCCTTGTGTCGCTATCCTCTTTGCCAAAATCATTGGT gtATTTGCTGAAACTGACCCTGAAGTAAAGCGACAGAAGACTCTGATGTTCTCTCTTTTGTTCCTCCTCCTTGGAGGCGTGTCATTTGTCACTTATTTACTTCAG GGCATAATGTATGGCAAGTCTGGGGAAATTTTAACTATGAGGCTGAGGAGTCAGTTATTTAAAGCCGTATTGAGACAG GAGATTGGTTGGTTTGATGACCACAACAATGCAGTgggagtgctaaccactaaattAGCAACAGATGCATCAATGGTTAAAGGG GCATCGGGATCTAGACTGGGCTTGATTGCCAATAGTATCTGTTCCCTAACCATTGCTGTGATCATAGCCTTTATTTTCTGCTGGCAACTTACCCTTCTCATTCTTGCCTGTGTGCCATTCCTCATTGGATCCAATTTCATCCAGATGAGAGCTCTGGGAGGTCATGCGTCCAAAGATCAGCATGCACTTGAGATGTCTGGCaag ATATCCACAGAAGCTGTAGAAAACTTCAAGACTGTGGTTGCATTGACAAAAGAAGATGTCTTCCTCCACAAGTTTACTGAAAGCCTCAGTAAACCATATCG gtctgcTCTATGTAAAGCCCCCACCTATGGACTCACCTTTGCTATTTCTCAAGCAATTCCTTACTTGGTTAATGCTGCAATTTTCCGTTTTGGAGCCTGGTTGATTGCACATTGCTACACTGAATTTGAGAATGTTTTCCT ggtTTTTTCTGTTATTGTATTTGCCGCCATGAGTGTCGGCCAGTCCTCGTCATTCGCCCCAGATTTTGCCAAAGCTAAAGCTGCAACTGGGAGAATCTTAGACTTACTTGCAAAGGTACCTGAGATTGACATCTACAACGAGGCAGGGGAAAGACCA GCAAGCTTTAAGGGAGACATAGAGTTCTGTGATGTGCACTTTTCATACCCAACACGTCCAAACATGAAGATTCTGCAAGGCCTAAACGTATCAGTGGCTCAAGGACAGACACTGGCACTGGTGGGAGGCAGTGGCTGTGGGAAAAGTACCTCAGTTCAACTGCTGGAGCGCTTCTACAGCACTTCCAGTGGGCATGTG CTAATGGATGGGGTGGATACGAAGAAATTGAATCTTGCTTGGCTGCGCTCTCAGCTGGGTCTGGTCTCTCAGGAACCTACCCTGTTTGATTGCACTATAActgaaaacatccagtatgGAGACAACAGCCGTGTTGTCAGCCAGGAAGAAGTTGAGGAGGCTGCTAAGAATGCTAATATCCATAACTTTATTCTTGACCTGCCAGAG